DNA from Calypte anna isolate BGI_N300 chromosome 6, bCalAnn1_v1.p, whole genome shotgun sequence:
cttctctggacctgctccagcacctcaatctccttcctaaactgagaggcCTGGAAGGAATAAAAACTGATACTTTGATTATTATATATGCTCAGGCTTCTGAATCGTAAAGACTGCTTATTACAGAAGTCAAAATACATGTATGTTCAAGCTATGCAACCTGGGAAAAAACTATGGTAAGTATTGTGTTACTTAAtgattttaggaaagagaataggagaagaaaagttaGAAGTAGATAACAGAAAATTACTGGTCCTGGATCCAGCATTGGGCCAGCTCACAGACAAGGGTTGGTGTCAATGAAACTCCTGAAGCCCACCAATGCAGCCCCTCATTTTATGGGCCTGTCTGCTTTGTTTCCTAACAAGTAAGTGTTATTTAGACATATCAGATTGAACATCTGGAACAGACATCTGCCCACTTCCCTCCTCAGTCTTTATCTCTATCATTAGATAGGGTCATGTGCAGTCCCTAGGCCATATGCAGACCCTCATAGTTGTCTCCATCCTCTCCAGCATTCACAAGGACTTCCAAAGGGATTCCTAATGAGGGTTTGttgtggggcagggggtggggaggcTTACAAAGGTGATATGGCCAGTCCTTCTGGAGTGCTGCTGAGGAATACATTCCGGTCCCTCTGATCCATCACACTCTGGAAGGTGTAGGAAACTTTCAAACACTACTCCTTTCAAGCTCAAGACTGGTGCATCCCAGTGAGGAATAAATCAAGCAGAAAAGGTAGGGGACCTGCATGGATGAGTAAGggtcttctggaaaaaaattatagggaagaaagaaatttacaGAATGTGGAAAACAGGATTTGACACTTGGAAGGAATACAGGAGTGTAGTCAGAGAATGCAGGGATGCAATGAGGAAAACTAAGGCCCACCTGGAACTAAAAGCTGGCGAGGACAAGAAGAATCAGTACAACAATCAAGGACAACAAGAAGGGTTTCTTCCAGTACatcaataaaaaaggaagaatagggGAAATGTAAGCCTGTTGATGAATGAGGCAGGTGCCCAAGTGGCCAAAGATGCAAGGAAGGAGGAGTTATTAAATGCCACCTTTGCTTCAGTCATCACTGCAAAAGTCAGCCCTCTTGAATCCTGGACACTGGAGGTAAgagagaaggtctggagagaggaagagttTCCCTCAGCAGAGGAAGGCCAGGTTAGAGGCCATTTAGCCAAACTGGATGTCTGTAACACCATGGGCCCTGAAGGGATGCATCCATGAGTTCTAAGAGAGCTGGCAGATGTTATTtctaggccactctccatcatctttgagAGGTCATGGAGAACAGGAGAGATGCCTGAGGACTAGAGGAGGGCTAAggtcactccagtcttcaaaaagggcaagaaggaggacccagggaATTACAGGCTGGGTCATCTCACCTCTGTCCCTGGTAAGGTGttgcaaaaaaattttctgGATCTCATCACAAAACATGTGAAAGCAAAGAATGTCATTGAGAGAAGTCAGCATGGAGTCATCCAagggaaatcatgcttgaccaacctgattACTTCCTATGATGCCATTACTGGCTGACTagatgaggggagagcagtggatgttatctaccttgacttcagcaaggcttttggtactgtctcccataacatctTCACTATGAAACTCAGGAAGTGTGGGCTGGATGAGCAGACAGTGTTGTGTCCTTATTGCCAAGAAGGTCAACAGAATCCTAGGTTGCATaaagagtgtggccagtaggttgagggaggtcattctccccttctactctgccctggtgaggccacagctggaatactgttCTAGGGTCCCAAGTTCAAGACAGATAGGGAACCACAAGAGAGAGACCAGAGGAGGGTGATGAAGGTGACTGtgggattggagcatctctcttacgaggaaaagctgagaaagacggagaagagaaggctgaggggagatcttatcaatgtctacaagtatctaaagggtggatgcaaggaagatggagccagattcttctcagtagttcccagggACAgcacaaggggcaatgggcacaagctggagcataggaagttccatttaaacataagaaaaatcttatttactatgagggtgacaaggcactggaacagactgcccagggaggttgtgcagtccccttctctggagatattcaaaccCTGCCTGAATGCAGTCCTGTGTGatgtgctctgggtgatcctgctttagtgggagagctggggtagaggtcccttccaactctcaCAGTTCTATCATTCTGTGACTGTGTCTCTTCTCACCTAAGGGCAAAAGTCATCAATGCAGTGAAATTTCTGGAGTGCACTTTTCCACCATTTTCATGTACACCTAAggttatttctatttttttcttcaggtttggTGACTTAGCTTTTGAGAACAAAGATAATCAAGTGGAATTAAATTCATACCATGGATTCTGTGTCTCTTTTACAGAAGAGCTTTCTGGCTTTCCTTGTTGCACTGGGCATCATAGTGACACTGAGTGATGCATACTGCTTTTCTAAACTGAACAAGTCAGGCATGAAAGTTGAAGGTAAGAACTGGGAAGGCTCTCTCACTTGCTTTTCTGGGCCAGGTCAGCTGTATGTGgagctgtgaggaagggctcaAAATACTGGGAGGATGGAGATGTCAGAAAGACACAGATAGGAGAGTTCTAGCACCAAGTTGCCAAAAGCAAAGTTTTCCTCTGGACTATGTACTGTTGCAACTATTGGTGACAGGTAGCTACTGCTATTCTAGCACATGGAGCAGGAGTTGAGAGTAGTTCATACTGAAGTTTGACTGGGTGTTTGGTTGGTCCTAGGTCGGTGACACTGAAACTGTCTCTagcaaatgaaaatagaaaCTAGTTCAGGTAGTCTCAAAATAGTCCAGGTAttaacctggaaaacacaatTACTTCTACTTTCCtattgtaagaaaaatattttcagaaaacctgaaataatttttaaactttcaacTTTTATGTGGAGGCTTAAAGAACatggtttttttgctgctgtcttATGCAGGCTGTTTGCTGGATGGAAAACTGTATCCCTTTGGAGAGATTGCAAGGACAGAAAATTGCTTCaggtgcagctgcagctcacaTGCAATGCGTTGCTGCTCCCTGTAAGTCTGAACCTCCTAGTAGCATCCTTACCCATAGGAAAACCACAGCTTTCCATTTGCTGGGGATAATTGAGCTTCTGAGGGCACAAGGGACTTTTACTCACCCTTGCCACAGAGCTAGGGCAAGCCACACGTAGCTCTTGACCATTTGGATCCTTGGCTGTGCTTATCTTAAATCTCTTTCTGATGACTGGGAGTGGGCACAAACCCTTCCAGACACATTCAATTTATGCTTGACTGTAATTTTTAGGAATCTGTGAACCCCTCTTACCCTGTAGTTAAGTTTTTCCTTAGCAGGGAAAGTGAGGGTAGAAAGGTATTATTTACACAGGGACCTAAGTGAAGGTCCTCTAAAGGGCTTATGATGACCTGAATCCCTTTCTGGGGCTGTTTTTCTCTAGTGAATGTACTGACCCTAGTGACCCAAGGCTCTGCTCTGAAGTACCCATCTCCAACATCCTCCTTTCCTCTTATCCTATCTTCTCAAAGGGCCAAAATATCTTCAATATGAATGTCACCTTCACTCAGGTGACAATTTATCAGATAAGAGGTACCACATTCTAGACAAACTGTCAGTAATGAAAAACTAAtggaaaagagataaaatataCCAAGACCATGCACAGGTCACACTGGAGAGCCCTCTGCTACAAATCCTGTGCTATTGGTGCTCATATTGGCACATCAATGCTGTGCAGTGCAGCAAGGCATCGTTTGAGGCACAGGAAGCTGTAAAATGGATGGCACTGAAGCTAGCCAAGGCTGGGATTAGCCATAATTTCAGAGATATTTCACTCAGAATTAGTTCAAGCAATAATCACTGAAccactgaagaagaaatgttACTGCTCAGTCTAACACTTGCTTTCTCTCTGCCAATGACAGCTTTCATACTCCTGTTCGTTATGACAAAGAGAACTGTCAAGTCATTTTCAACAAGACCAGCTGTGACTATGATGTGGTGGAGAAGAGTGACCCCTCAAAGGAGTGTGTTGTCTATTCACGTATAGGCTAACAACCCACCTGCTCCAGACCTCTCTGCACTGTAGAATTCCACCTTCCTACAGGTGCTTTGCCATCACAGAGATGCTGAAAGACATGGGAAATCTTATAAGAGAGTACTTCAGTTCACCTCTAATCTCCTAGTTGTTCTAATACAGAATACAAGATGCATAATCAAATGCAATGTCTTAATTCTGTCACTACTTGCATTGGTATCACAAGACAATAAATCCAGATAAAACATGCATAAATGCTTCATAATGGTGGTTCTTTATATGTAATAACATGGGACAATATCACCTTCTTTGGAAAGGAAAGTATTCACCTCACTACTCCAACATGCCATATACCAGTACCCTGGCACAAGCctcacagattattttttaactcaGATCACTGAGAAGTGCACACATCAAGACCAACATCCAGTTTCTTGTAGTCTAGAACCATGCCATGTGATACTGGAGTTATTTCAGCATTCTAGGTTTTCCCTTGGGGCAGTTTTACAAACTGAggtaacatttttcttctaaatcttATGGAAGTCAGTTTATTATCTTGTAAAGTCATATT
Protein-coding regions in this window:
- the LOC103535978 gene encoding beta-microseminoprotein, with protein sequence MKSFLAFLVALGIIVTLSDAYCFSKLNKSGMKVEGCLLDGKLYPFGEIARTENCFRCSCSSHAMRCCSLFHTPVRYDKENCQVIFNKTSCDYDVVEKSDPSKECVVYSRIG